Proteins from a single region of Aureibacter tunicatorum:
- a CDS encoding SusC/RagA family TonB-linked outer membrane protein, with the protein MEQKLRMLLMLCMAVFFSAAAWAQERTITGRVTEASGEGAIGVNVVVKGTTTGTATDFDGNYSLTIGDDAKILVFSGIGYVSQDVEIGNKSTVDVEIAADVKQLDEVVVTALGISREKKALGIAVQEVDGSKLSTVKSANAVSNLSGQIAGVSIKNSPSMGGSSNVVIRGAISLQGDNQPLFVIDGVPISNSNFNNSEVARGGGGVDYGNAAQDINPDDIESVSVLKGASATALYGSRGANGVILITTKKGTKRKGIGVSINSNLTINKINEATMPKYQNQYGAGYGDYWHEEDLDGDGVAETKFVNFGDDASWGPAFDPSLNVVHWDGVSKTGEVLETRPWVASENGPEKFFKTGRVWTHNIALNGGNEDASFRLSFTNRDEKGTMPNSYLLRNNVSFNGSYNFTDKLTAAVSFNYYNQKGRGRQGTGYDWRNSRSFMASAAMWGQTNIDYERLKNYTYEDGSQRTWNRYSATNPTPAYWDNPYWMQYRNYNTDERNRVYGNVMLNYKATDWLTITARGGVDTYTDLREERIAKGSYAISDYTVERRNVSEENYDLYATFNKRFADDKISLTALVGTNLRKNRYSRFGASTVNGLVYDGIYSIENSVTPSVGISDEFTPKNVFGTFANFSVGYNDMIFLESAVRRDVSSAIPGESFTYPSVSTSFIFTELPALQNSSVLSFGKIRASYAEVGNDTDPYKTDLYLFNSPYNGQFTSYNPNELANNNLEPERQLSWEIGTELHFWNRRVSLDAAYYESDNINQIIAGRVSNFSGFRDAVVNAGKISNKGYELTLGVVPVKGDFTWRMDINYAKNVNEVVDLGPSEKFVLDSYYVEIAAVEGQPLGAILATNYVYDDNGNKIVGEDGFYKRTSEKEVVGSAAPDWTGGVRNTFSYKGFTLSALIDASIGGEMFSLTKYWGRGTGVLEETVFTNDLGNPVRNPVTDDATSGGWILDGVKEDGTPNTTRVHMGWNGGMHYNKLPEVSAVEDASWVKLRELSLSYNFPKQIIDKTPFTNISLAVVGSNLAILHRNAEHFDPEATYSTGGVQGLDIGTLPTSRSYGFNVKLGF; encoded by the coding sequence ATGGAACAAAAATTACGCATGCTTTTGATGCTATGCATGGCAGTGTTTTTTAGCGCTGCAGCATGGGCTCAAGAGCGCACGATCACAGGTAGAGTTACCGAAGCTTCAGGCGAAGGTGCTATCGGTGTAAACGTTGTTGTTAAAGGTACCACAACAGGTACTGCTACTGACTTTGATGGTAATTACTCTCTTACTATCGGAGATGACGCTAAAATCCTAGTTTTTTCTGGAATTGGTTATGTTTCTCAAGATGTAGAAATTGGAAACAAGTCTACAGTTGATGTGGAAATTGCAGCTGATGTTAAGCAGTTGGATGAAGTAGTTGTAACAGCTTTAGGTATCTCTAGAGAGAAAAAAGCACTAGGTATCGCTGTTCAGGAAGTTGACGGAAGTAAACTGAGCACAGTTAAATCGGCTAATGCTGTAAGTAACTTGTCAGGTCAAATTGCCGGTGTATCTATTAAGAACTCTCCTTCAATGGGTGGATCTTCAAATGTTGTGATACGTGGTGCTATATCTTTGCAAGGAGATAATCAGCCATTATTCGTTATCGATGGTGTGCCGATTTCAAACAGTAACTTTAATAACTCTGAAGTTGCTCGTGGTGGCGGTGGTGTTGACTACGGTAACGCTGCGCAGGATATTAACCCTGATGACATTGAGTCGGTATCAGTATTGAAAGGTGCTTCTGCTACTGCTCTTTATGGATCAAGAGGTGCTAATGGTGTTATCTTGATAACAACTAAAAAAGGTACGAAAAGAAAAGGTATTGGTGTTTCTATTAATTCAAACTTGACAATTAACAAGATCAATGAAGCTACTATGCCAAAGTATCAAAATCAGTACGGTGCTGGTTACGGAGATTACTGGCATGAAGAAGATTTAGATGGTGACGGTGTTGCTGAAACTAAATTTGTTAACTTTGGAGATGATGCTTCATGGGGACCTGCTTTTGATCCTAGCTTGAATGTTGTACACTGGGATGGAGTTTCAAAAACTGGAGAAGTTCTTGAAACAAGACCATGGGTAGCTTCTGAAAATGGACCAGAAAAATTCTTCAAAACTGGTAGAGTTTGGACTCACAATATTGCTTTGAATGGTGGAAATGAAGACGCTTCTTTCAGACTTTCATTTACTAATAGAGATGAAAAAGGAACTATGCCTAATTCATATTTGTTGAGAAACAATGTCTCATTCAATGGTAGCTATAACTTTACTGATAAATTAACTGCAGCAGTTTCATTTAATTACTATAATCAAAAAGGTAGAGGTCGTCAAGGTACAGGATACGACTGGAGAAACTCAAGATCCTTCATGGCTTCAGCTGCAATGTGGGGACAGACAAACATTGATTATGAAAGGTTGAAAAACTATACGTATGAAGATGGGTCTCAAAGAACTTGGAACAGATACTCGGCTACAAATCCGACTCCAGCATACTGGGATAACCCTTACTGGATGCAGTATAGAAACTACAATACTGATGAAAGAAATCGTGTGTATGGTAATGTAATGTTGAATTACAAAGCAACAGATTGGTTGACAATTACTGCTAGAGGTGGTGTTGATACTTACACTGATTTGAGAGAAGAAAGAATAGCTAAAGGTAGTTACGCAATCTCTGATTATACTGTAGAGAGAAGAAATGTTTCAGAGGAAAACTATGACTTGTACGCTACATTCAACAAGCGTTTTGCTGATGATAAAATATCTCTTACAGCATTAGTTGGTACTAACTTAAGAAAGAATAGATATTCAAGATTTGGCGCTAGCACTGTTAATGGACTAGTTTATGATGGAATTTACTCAATTGAGAACTCAGTAACTCCAAGTGTTGGTATTTCGGATGAATTTACACCAAAAAATGTGTTTGGTACATTTGCTAACTTCTCTGTTGGTTATAATGATATGATTTTCTTGGAGTCAGCGGTTAGAAGAGATGTTTCTTCGGCTATTCCAGGGGAATCGTTTACTTATCCTTCAGTGAGTACTAGTTTTATCTTTACTGAATTGCCTGCATTGCAAAATTCAAGCGTTCTTTCATTTGGTAAGATTAGAGCTTCTTATGCAGAAGTTGGTAACGATACAGATCCTTATAAAACAGATTTGTATCTTTTTAATTCTCCTTACAATGGACAATTTACTAGCTACAATCCTAATGAATTGGCTAATAATAATTTAGAGCCAGAAAGACAATTGTCTTGGGAGATTGGTACTGAGTTGCATTTCTGGAATAGAAGAGTTTCATTGGATGCCGCTTACTATGAGTCAGACAATATTAATCAAATTATTGCTGGTAGAGTATCAAACTTCTCAGGTTTCCGTGATGCTGTTGTTAATGCAGGGAAAATTTCTAACAAGGGTTATGAGTTGACATTAGGTGTAGTGCCTGTGAAAGGTGATTTCACATGGAGAATGGATATCAACTATGCGAAAAACGTAAATGAGGTTGTGGATCTAGGTCCTTCTGAGAAGTTTGTTTTAGATAGCTATTACGTTGAAATTGCTGCAGTTGAAGGTCAACCGCTTGGAGCTATATTAGCTACAAACTATGTTTATGACGATAACGGAAACAAAATTGTAGGCGAGGATGGATTCTACAAAAGAACATCTGAAAAAGAAGTTGTAGGTTCGGCTGCTCCAGACTGGACAGGTGGTGTTCGTAATACTTTCTCTTACAAAGGTTTTACATTGTCAGCGCTTATTGATGCTTCAATTGGAGGAGAGATGTTCTCGCTTACTAAGTATTGGGGTAGAGGAACAGGTGTATTGGAAGAAACAGTATTTACTAACGATCTAGGAAATCCAGTAAGAAACCCTGTAACGGATGATGCAACTTCAGGTGGATGGATTTTGGATGGAGTTAAAGAAGATGGAACTCCTAATACTACTAGAGTACACATGGGATGGAATGGTGGAATGCACTACAACAAATTGCCGGAAGTATCAGCTGTTGAAGACGCTTCATGGGTTAAGTTGAGAGAGCTTTCATTGTCATATAATTTCCCTAAGCAAATTATTGACAAGACTCCATTTACTAATATTTCATTAGCAGTTGTTGGATCTAATTTAGCAATATTGCATAGAAATGCTGAGCATTTTGATCCTGAAGCAACTTATTCTACAGGCGGTGTTCAAGGTCTTGATATTGGTACTTTGCCAACTTCAAGAAGCTACGGATTTAATGTAAAACTAGGTTTCTAA